ATCTGGTAGGATAAGCTTCAACATTATTCTAGAGGTCCCAAATTAGATTGTTTGGCAACGTCGAAAAAAAGGCCTTGACAATCTCGTGCGAGGAAAAAGATGATCGATCTCAGTCGGCTTTGTTCCTTGCATGTTTAAACAAGTTCACCCACGCAACTTCGTAGCTCCAAACTTCATAATCGAGCATGAAAGACAAAGCCAAACAACGTAATACGCACATCACGATGCTTTTCCTCGACCTTTTGCTACAAATCAAATCGAGAACAGTAGAAAGGGATTGGTGTGACATGGGATCAGATGAAGATCTAACTCAATCGGTTCATTCTTGTTACGAAACTGGGGGAAAATTACAAacatagatttttctttttcttttattttccttttgtaggACGAGTAGGTTGTCCATCCTAAACGTTATCTTCTTGCTTGATTGGGGGGAAAATGCCAAGGAACATTGACTGTTAGAATATTGtcataataattcaaaattttaattgattttataaTCTTCCGGAGAGCTAATTTTCTTATTCCATCATCCCATAAACATGTTGTTCATGTATAAATACCCTTCCATCGTAATGAATCTAAAATAGGATATTATGGTgacccccttcttctttttttattatttcgatTCTAGTTTGATACTAGTTACAGTTGCATCAACAtggacttggattttttttttttttaagatggaTCTCAGGAATGCTTAATCAAATGGCCATTTTGCCAAATTCAATACTACTACTGTCGAGCAATTTGGATCTCAATTAAACTCTTAAGGTGAAGCATTATTTGTTCATCGTAGTGATCGAGGCATTCTGTTACTTCTTCTTTATGTGGATATATATATGATCATTGCAAGAGATGATATCGAAGAAATCACAAATCCAAAGCAATATGAGTTGGGTCTTCAATGAGCAGGTTTGACCAACGATAGAAAATTGGCTACCGTACTACAGCCTAATGACAAGCTGGACCTTTTTTGTGGTACCCCTATGAGAGATGCTACACTTTATGACTTTAGCGATTCATATTGTTAGGAATGCACAGTAGAAACTTGATACCCAAGTCCGAATTTATCAACATACCTAATAGATCTATTTTCACTTAGAAGTTTAAGTCAGTAAATTATTAATCAATtagaatatatattaattttttaacgcCCATTGGGTCTGTGTTGCTACACTACAATGTTTACTGACCAAAACGTGCATTGGTCATTGGAGCAAAAGCTTGATACTTTTCATTCGAGGAGATTGCAAGAGCTTGAACTTTCtttcattcaaaaatttaaatctaTAAGTTATAGATCAACTAGAATGTACTAACCACTTACACCATACTAATTCCCTAATGtgagatttgtttttttttttttagcacaaCTCACACTTGCATATTATATGTGGTTTATATAGCGAGCCAATTAAAGTCTACTTTGCATTTTATCCATTGCCCTTCGCTATACATCTAACTCCAGATTAGGGTTACGAGCCTACTCGGTTGCCCACTATGCTAGGGATGTAAATGACCCCATATTTACAAATGGTTTTTATGTCTTTctcagcaattttttttttttaatttcttggcGTGTGAATGATCGCCTAGGCACTTTCTGGTGCTGAATCCGAGCATCTGGTGCCGGCTAATACTAGGGTCGAACTTGTCTGGCATTCCCCGTGAAATCGCACACTGTTATTTAGCAAAAGCACACCCTGGGTAGCTCACTAGGCATAATGAGAACGAAGGCTCTTTTGTCCTTatctcttttgcttttcaagCCACGGAAGAAGGCTCCTTCGAGCCACTTCGAGTCTAAGATGTTAGAATATTATCCAAATATTCCGACTTTTAATTGGTTtcacaatttttgtgattttccaGGATAATTAGCTTCATTGTTATATTAGATTTGCTTTCTTTCTCGTATTATTTGCAAATAAATATCCATTGATTTTAGTATCTTAGATAGTCCCATGATACCATGATTCTTTTCTTATCATCGGTTCTAACTttgacccttttttttaatctttcttctcttaCTTTGCATGCAGACCTTGACCACTTTAGAGAAGGAAGTGGGATTTATTCCCGTGCCAATTTCTTCTCTACTTCATCCAACATAGGATTTATATATTCAAGGGTCTCTCTCTGTCATTTCTTTTCAAGAGCATATTGACCTTTTGGACTGTCGTATTAGTCTTTCCATATTATAATAGGACGTAAACATGATAGCATTTTATAATTAGTTTTATGTTGcgttccttctttcttttcatgatATTTATATACTGTTTGACGAGTCATTTTCATTAGGAATGAGTACCGGTCTCAGTTCAACCTATCAGTTCTCAAAATTTGGAACTGAAAATGAATTGTACCGGTATGCCTTTTTTTAGATAATCTTTTTCGCTTTGAAAATTAAAGCAACAAGCATTGTTGTATATGATGTCATACTAGtaacaaattaagaaattttagaaaaaactCACATACGACGAAATATGATCATCAACGcaaattaatttgttttctACATTATTCAATCTTATGAACTATTGAATAAAAATGATACGATTTGAATATAATAGATACAATTAAGATGCGTACAATAGACATTCTATTTACGgtcaatcttatttttttagCTCTCAAGtatatgtttagaattaaaatccgtttagtaactcaatttgatttttcaatttctagaacaaattatcaaaagtaaAATGAGTACTATTCGTGTCCTTACCGACCTAACTCATGCAACATGAATAGGTAGGtagaaaatagataaaaatcAAGTTAATCCCACCTTacgtaatcattttttttttctccttttccctaAGCAGAAGTGGGGTGGGACAATGCCATAAAGCTTTTGTCgatattttttttctgaaatatcGATCTGCAGAAACTTTTTCTTGGCAAATGAGCGTCGCAATTCGACACGTGGGGGATGAAATTAGGGACGCGGACAAGACACCCACGTTAACCAACGCTAACGCCATCTCCCCCCCTTGccttgccctctctctctctctctctctacctctacCTCTACCCGCCCAAAcgcactttctctctctaggccCGCCACGTCATCCTCTCTCCTCTTTATCCAACCACCTTCCTGCCGTCCCAACCATTTTCACCTTCACTTCTCCTAGCTGTTTCTCACTCCTCACTCCCCCcaccccctctttctctctctacaaaaaaagaaaagcaagagagaagaaaacccaagaaaaaaaaaaagttgtcttTTTTAACCCCCACCtcccctctccatctctctctctctctcgtttctctctcttcgtctTCCTGGCAGCTTCTTCCTTATAAAATTTCCACGCAGAAACCAAGTCCAATCTTTCCATcttgactctctctctttctttctctctctatcaatCTCCACTCGTTCCACCTCCACAGGctcaaatcctctctctctttctctcttttggttTCTGGGTTTTTCTCTTCCGCCCCTTTTGAAGGAACCCACGGGAGAAAGATGCCTTGGTGGCCGAGGAAGTCCAGCAAGTCCCGGgaggacgccgccgccgccgccgccagcggTGCCCAGTACAGCCCCCGCAAATCGTCCGTCAAGAACGACGCCAAGCGGAATCCCAGGAGCTTCGACGAGGCCTCCTCCTCGCGAAACTCGCCCAGGAACAGCCGGGACTTcgggggggcggcggcggcggcggcggcggtgggccCGCCGTCTTGTTCTCGGGCTTCGATTCGGATCGGGGCCTCCCCTTGCCTCGGCCCTCGGTCTCGTCCATCCAGGGGACCGAGAATGGGTCGGTCTCTGTCTCGAGCGTGAGCTCGTCCGGGTCGTCGGATGATCCCCAGCTGGTCAATGGTCACGCCCAATTTGGAGTCCAGAGGTTGGGTTTCGCGAGATTCGCGATTAATCTCCTTCTTGCCCTAATTTTTCCTTCATACATGATTGTAACCCTTCGGTGGAGGTTGATGATTCGGCGACGCGTGAAGTAGATTTGGTCCTTGGTTTTAGGGCTAGCGTGAATTATTGGAGTCGACGGTCGCTTCTTTTGCAGGTGATGCTGAGCGGCGATTTGTGTTGGTTTTTGCGTAGTAAAGGGTAAATGATTAGCTGGGTAAGGAGGGTTTCTTGGTAATTGATTGACATGGGATCGAAAGAGTCGATTGTTTTCTGGTCTTGTCTCTCTTGATCATGTCTTTCCTCTCTCGAGGTCGGAGCTTTGATCGTTTCAACATAAGGACAAGGTCAGTTTGGTGGCGAGTTCGTGTCTTGCGCAATCTGAAGTTGTGGGTGGCTTTCATTTCTAATCCCTTTGATATCCCTTGTCTTTGTGTGTGCGGGTGTATTCGGCTTGCTTTTGTTGTTTGAGGTTTGGTAGGCTCAACAGCATGTATGATCGTAAGTGTAATGACTTCATAATTAAAGCGATGGTCTTTTAGAGACCGACTTGCGTCTTGTTTGTGTTGAAGAAGATCAGATGAGTAGTGAGTGAATATGATTCTCTATAAATGGAGGGATGGCATTTGATGTTGTCCTAAGAGGTGCTGTGGGTAAAAATGATTGCCTGTATAGGCAGCACGTGTAAGTATGATCTTTGTGGTGTTTTGATGACAGGGGACTTAGCAATACAAAGTGCACTGCAAGGGCAAGGAGCCCCAGTCCTTGTGCGAGGGGGCCCACAAGCCCCACATCGCCTCTTTGTACACGATTGTCGGGTTTCAATCTTGATTCTCCACAATCAGGAAGGCAAGATGATGCTAGGAGCCAATGCCATCCGCTGCCTCTTCCCCCGGGTTCTCCTACAAGCCCTTCTTCGTTGCCCAACAACAGAAATGGTGGGGCGCCTGAAAGCCCCACTTCTACCCTTTCAAAATGGAAGAAGGGAAGACTTCTGGGAAGAGGAACTTTTGGGCAAGTTTTCCTTGGATTCAACAGGTACGTGTACTCCAAAATTTGCTTGCAAGCAGAATAATTGAGATGTCTCACTTTTCCTCCATCAACTGTCATCTACTCTAGATGGCTTAATTTGGATAAATGGTTTTTGAGCCTTTCCATGTTCGTTCTTCCAGCATAATCGACACATTTGTTAACTTGTCTTTCTGCTAACATTACAGTGAAGGAGGGCAAATGTGTGCTATAAAGGAAGTGAGGATTGCTTCGGATGATCAGACATTAAAAGAGAGTTTTAAGCAGCTTAATCAGGTCAAATGTTTAACCCATTTTATGTAAAATTATCACTTTTAGTCTTTTGATGGTATGAAAATTGATGAACTTGTTGTCTTCCGTCATCTGCAGGAGATAAACTTGCTTAGTCAGCTTCGTCATTCAAATATAGTGCGATACTATGGaagtgaattggtatgggcagGATGCTTTAGTGGAAAACTTAAAAATTCATAGGCTCATGCATCAGAATACATGCAAATAAACACAAAATGCAAACATTGGCACTTCTGTGTGGATTTGCAgtgaattaatttttgatattcTGCATCTGTCGTTCTTGTAGGGAGAAGATGCACTCTCAGTTTACCTTGAGTATGTATCTGGTGGTTCAATTCACAAATTACTCCAGGAGTATGGTGCGTTTGAGGAACCTGTTATTCAAAATTATGCTAGGCAGATTGCTTCTGGCCTTGCCTACTTGCATGGAAGAAATGTGGTGCACAGGTAATTGCCTCTCAACAAGAGTTGTGATTTCTTGTAAATTGGATGGCCAACCTTATAGGGTTTATTAAGTTTCGCTAATGGTATTGCGCACCTTGCAGGGACATCAAAGGCGCAAATATTTTAGTTGATCCCCATGGTGAGATCAAATTGGCGGACTTTGGCATGGCGAAGCATGTATGTCATTTGAATCAATAAGCAGttttaaatttccttttcttcaataTTGCAAAGGATGGCAAGTTTTCTTGGGGATTTATGTTACTCCTTTCATATGTATTTCATGACTCTCTTTAATTACTCCACCCAACAAAGATCCCACCAAAAATCGCATTTTAAATATTTGGAACGGTCTAATGCAAATTTCGACTTTAGGGGCTACATTGGAACTATATACCCTAGGGTAAACAAAGCTTGCcccttgatttttttgtttgacaTGAGGA
This region of Eucalyptus grandis isolate ANBG69807.140 chromosome 8, ASM1654582v1, whole genome shotgun sequence genomic DNA includes:
- the LOC104415891 gene encoding mitogen-activated protein kinase kinase kinase 3; its protein translation is RNPREKDALVAEEVQQVPGGRRRRRRQRCPVQPPQIVRQERRQAESQELRRGLLLAKLAQEQPGLRGGGGGGGGGGPAVLFSGFDSDRGLPLPRPSVSSIQGTENGSVSVSSVSSSGSSDDPQLVNGHAQFGVQRGLSNTKCTARARSPSPCARGPTSPTSPLCTRLSGFNLDSPQSGRQDDARSQCHPLPLPPGSPTSPSSLPNNRNGGAPESPTSTLSKWKKGRLLGRGTFGQVFLGFNSEGGQMCAIKEVRIASDDQTLKESFKQLNQEINLLSQLRHSNIVRYYGSELGEDALSVYLEYVSGGSIHKLLQEYGAFEEPVIQNYARQIASGLAYLHGRNVVHRDIKGANILVDPHGEIKLADFGMAKHITSCQSMLSFKGSPYWMAPEVVMNTNGYNLAVDVWSLGCTVLEMATSKPPWSQFEGVAAIFKIGNSKDMPEIPDHLSNDAKSFIRLCLQRDPSSRPTAAQLLEHSFLRDQAASSNISITRNAFPSVFEGTRTPPALDLHPNRGNVTPGTVTPPEVDYPRQPVGMVSLSNRGSMTPPEVDYTRRPAGMLSPSRALRSPRNDVRMITSLPVSPTSSPLRNFGNAQRSGFLSPPHPSYANVGHSGYTLNDYPIYPTRPNTRQPLDPWHETPLFSSRTPNGSPRRALI